From a region of the Myxococcales bacterium genome:
- a CDS encoding cytochrome c oxidase subunit 3 encodes MRPIANTRSGSGIPTGLLAVWWIVGSEIVIFGGILASYIMGRLAHDAWAIQSANTNTWIGATNTLVLLTSSLTAVLAHKAAEEGNGKLAAQRLYMTVGGALTFVCIKSFEWNMEISHGFTITASPFWSFYYLAGGVHALHVIGGGIIMLIVAHKAKKNMELHRVELIGIYWHFVDLVWIFLFPLLYIAK; translated from the coding sequence ATGAGACCGATTGCCAATACTCGTAGCGGTTCAGGGATTCCCACCGGACTACTGGCGGTCTGGTGGATTGTCGGGTCCGAAATCGTAATCTTCGGCGGCATCCTCGCGTCCTACATCATGGGACGCCTGGCCCACGATGCCTGGGCCATTCAATCCGCCAACACCAATACCTGGATCGGCGCGACAAATACCCTGGTGCTCCTGACCTCGAGTTTGACGGCCGTGCTCGCGCACAAGGCGGCAGAAGAGGGCAACGGAAAGCTGGCGGCCCAGCGGCTCTACATGACCGTGGGTGGCGCGCTCACCTTTGTCTGCATCAAATCATTCGAATGGAACATGGAGATCAGCCACGGTTTTACGATTACGGCGAGCCCGTTTTGGTCGTTCTACTACCTCGCCGGGGGAGTCCATGCTCTACATGTGATCGGCGGGGGCATCATCATGCTCATCGTGGCTCACAAGGCCAAGAAGAACATGGAACTTCATCGGGTCGAATTGATCGGGATCTACTGGCACTTTGTCGATCTCGTCTGGATCTTCCTGTTTCCGCTGCTTTACATTGCCAAGTAA
- a CDS encoding cytochrome C oxidase subunit IV family protein: protein MSEDGHHTNYVKIWAILVVLLGISVVGPMAEIRWLTLVTAFGIACVKAYLVADKFMHINQMPKFVNYIVVTCLVFMLLFFAATAPDIMNDRGSNWVKPTWIAGTENDWVTVGMDHHGEAAADLGEGHGEGHGEDHGDHHGGAH, encoded by the coding sequence ATGTCTGAAGACGGACACCACACAAATTATGTCAAGATCTGGGCAATCCTGGTTGTCCTGCTGGGGATCAGCGTCGTCGGGCCGATGGCGGAGATCCGCTGGCTTACACTGGTCACGGCATTTGGGATTGCCTGTGTAAAGGCCTATTTGGTCGCTGATAAATTCATGCACATCAACCAGATGCCCAAGTTCGTGAATTACATCGTCGTCACGTGTCTGGTTTTCATGTTGCTGTTTTTCGCCGCGACCGCTCCAGACATCATGAACGACAGAGGCAGCAATTGGGTGAAGCCCACCTGGATCGCAGGGACTGAAAACGACTGGGTGACGGTGGGAATGGACCATCACGGTGAAGCGGCTGCTGATCTTGGTGAAGGCCATGGCGAAGGTCATGGCGAAGATCATGGTGATCATCACGGCGGGGCGCACTAA
- a CDS encoding heme-copper oxidase subunit III has protein sequence MTVRGAQPPETPGSDRELIPNGLFGMVLFVLAEGMLFAGLISAFEIMHSAAIVWPPPDQPRLPVEATAFNSLVLLTSGFFLFRAHRAFHRGDRGNMLRPMTIALGLGVFFVLFQGFEWIQLISEGLTLSSSSLGGFFYLIVGMHALHAIGAIGLLGYATVHLRRGWLTPSLFGATEVFWFFVVAVWPVLYGVVYLR, from the coding sequence ATGACGGTGCGAGGTGCTCAACCTCCGGAGACGCCGGGGAGTGATCGCGAGCTGATTCCCAACGGTCTGTTCGGCATGGTGCTGTTCGTATTGGCCGAGGGGATGTTATTCGCCGGTCTGATCAGCGCCTTTGAAATCATGCATTCTGCCGCCATAGTCTGGCCACCGCCGGATCAACCCCGGCTCCCGGTGGAAGCCACCGCGTTCAACAGTCTGGTGCTACTGACGAGTGGCTTTTTTCTGTTCCGGGCCCATCGGGCCTTCCACCGCGGCGATCGTGGCAATATGCTGCGCCCGATGACCATTGCGCTGGGGCTCGGCGTCTTTTTCGTGCTCTTTCAGGGGTTCGAATGGATCCAGCTCATCAGTGAGGGATTGACGCTTTCGTCGAGCAGTCTCGGCGGTTTCTTTTATCTCATAGTGGGGATGCATGCCCTGCACGCCATCGGGGCCATTGGACTGCTCGGATACGCGACCGTTCACTTGCGCCGCGGTTGGCTCACGCCGAGCTTGTTCGGCGCCACAGAAGTTTTTTGGTTCTTCGTGGTTGCGGTCTGGCCAGTGCTATACGGTGTGGTTTATTTGCGATGA
- a CDS encoding 4a-hydroxytetrahydrobiopterin dehydratase — protein MSSPHASTAATSPRSSNATRERILDEAEVLFANSGFAGTSVRDIATAAGLTPASLYNHFSNKDALYRAVLARGVEPLIERLGQLSESQDLRETAPHIIEGVMEHLAAHSHLPRLIALEAATGGEHLSELARDWIRPMIERGKAAIESEWAAGHSPWTPDEASLVITAWLHLVFGHFSMAPLLKEVLGRDPLSKECLADQSRFLLKLARVMAMPRERRVGENRTMTDLASRDFVPFTSKTPTLKGEPLSSLAKQLGNDWAVIEDHHLEKRYGFTNFRDALAFTNRVGELAESMNHHPDVELGWGRVKLTIWSHDAGGLTESDFIWAAKADALL, from the coding sequence ATGTCCAGCCCGCACGCCAGCACCGCTGCAACCTCACCGAGGTCGTCGAACGCGACGCGGGAGCGGATACTCGATGAGGCCGAGGTACTGTTCGCGAACAGTGGGTTCGCCGGCACCAGCGTGCGCGATATCGCCACCGCCGCGGGTTTGACGCCGGCCAGTCTCTACAACCATTTTTCGAACAAGGACGCGCTGTACCGGGCCGTGCTAGCGCGAGGTGTAGAACCCCTGATCGAGCGACTCGGTCAACTCTCCGAAAGCCAGGATCTGCGCGAGACCGCACCCCACATCATTGAAGGCGTGATGGAACATCTCGCCGCGCATTCGCATCTTCCGCGCTTGATCGCACTCGAAGCCGCCACCGGGGGTGAGCATCTGAGCGAACTCGCCAGGGATTGGATTCGCCCGATGATCGAGCGAGGCAAGGCGGCGATCGAGAGCGAGTGGGCAGCCGGTCATTCGCCGTGGACGCCCGACGAGGCCTCGCTGGTGATCACCGCCTGGTTGCACCTCGTCTTCGGTCATTTCTCGATGGCGCCGCTGTTGAAGGAAGTCCTCGGACGAGATCCGCTTTCCAAGGAATGTCTCGCGGATCAATCTCGCTTCCTGCTCAAACTGGCGCGCGTCATGGCCATGCCCCGGGAACGTAGAGTCGGAGAAAACCGAACCATGACGGATCTCGCCTCGCGGGATTTCGTGCCGTTTACGAGCAAAACGCCGACGCTGAAAGGCGAACCCCTCAGCTCCCTCGCGAAGCAACTGGGCAATGACTGGGCGGTGATCGAGGACCATCATCTCGAGAAACGCTACGGGTTCACAAATTTTCGCGATGCGTTGGCGTTCACCAATCGTGTGGGCGAACTCGCCGAGAGCATGAATCACCACCCGGATGTCGAGTTGGGTTGGGGGCGCGTCAAACTCACGATCTGGAGTCACGACGCCGGTGGGTTGACCGAGTCTGACTTCATCTGGGCCGCCAAGGCGGACGCGTTGCTCTGA
- a CDS encoding antibiotic biosynthesis monooxygenase codes for MVTIGMNYDVISGKEEVFESACKKVLDIMNGAEGHDNSQIFRRVDIKESAQYLIVSRWQDESAFNDFIASESFKKVTSWGLANVLAGRPSHTTYHEG; via the coding sequence ATGGTTACTATCGGAATGAACTACGACGTCATCAGCGGCAAAGAAGAAGTATTCGAGAGCGCCTGCAAGAAAGTTCTCGACATCATGAACGGAGCCGAGGGCCACGACAACTCGCAGATCTTCCGGCGAGTGGACATCAAGGAGAGCGCTCAGTACTTGATCGTGTCCCGCTGGCAGGACGAATCGGCCTTCAATGATTTCATCGCCTCGGAATCCTTCAAGAAGGTCACGAGTTGGGGCCTTGCGAACGTGCTCGCCGGCCGACCCAGCCACACCACCTATCACGAGGGCTGA
- a CDS encoding tetratricopeptide repeat protein, translated as MTAKHAREQFFALIQRRDAAIDLAEACFWISAEANPALDVERYQARLLDLADGVRSRLLASNPLEERVALLTQYLFAEEKFRGNRGDFYDPGNSYLDCVLDRRTGIPITLSILWLAVAQRLEIPAYGVGFPGHFLVGVTGETPGDSPIFVDAFSGTLLSSDDCRARLHDMSDGEIRFEPSMLAATSPRQILSRVLRNLKQIHIQASDFRQAITCIDRILMLEPDQASELRDRGLLHRALECWTSAREDLERFVALAPDAAGEVGLRNVLEELQDRTAHIH; from the coding sequence ATGACTGCGAAACACGCGCGCGAGCAATTTTTCGCCCTGATTCAACGCCGCGATGCTGCGATTGATCTGGCGGAAGCCTGCTTCTGGATTTCTGCCGAAGCGAACCCGGCGCTCGACGTGGAGCGCTATCAAGCCAGGCTCCTCGATCTGGCCGACGGAGTGCGTTCGCGGCTGCTGGCTTCGAACCCACTCGAAGAAAGAGTCGCGCTGCTCACCCAGTATCTTTTTGCCGAAGAAAAGTTTCGCGGCAACCGCGGCGACTTCTACGATCCGGGCAACAGCTATCTGGACTGCGTGCTCGATCGTCGTACCGGTATCCCCATCACGCTCTCGATTCTCTGGCTGGCCGTGGCGCAGCGACTCGAAATTCCAGCCTATGGAGTGGGCTTTCCTGGGCACTTCCTGGTCGGGGTTACGGGCGAGACGCCCGGGGATTCGCCGATCTTCGTGGACGCATTCTCCGGAACGTTATTGAGCTCCGACGACTGTCGGGCGCGTCTGCACGATATGTCGGACGGTGAGATTCGCTTCGAACCCAGCATGCTCGCGGCGACGAGCCCGCGCCAGATTCTCTCGCGGGTGTTGCGCAATCTGAAGCAGATTCACATTCAGGCTTCAGACTTTCGGCAGGCGATCACTTGTATCGATCGCATCCTCATGTTGGAGCCCGATCAAGCGAGCGAGCTGCGGGATCGCGGGCTGCTGCACCGCGCGCTCGAGTGCTGGACTTCGGCGCGAGAAGATCTCGAGCGCTTCGTCGCGCTCGCTCCCGACGCGGCGGGGGAGGTGGGGCTGCGCAACGTTCTCGAGGAACTGCAAGATCGCACCGCGCACATTCACTAG
- a CDS encoding metallophosphoesterase, which produces MKLPNRKFVAGMMFLVIFLSVLGGAHYYIVKRIALDPSWPPGVAGVAVATMALGLGALIAQGFLRRRLGVISKGLSWTAYVWLGVLFYLFLTTAFFDLATGVLTLFATESRDLFTSLPFLRGRALLVVGVTLVASLAALRIGLEPPITKRIEIALERFPESLEGFRIVQISDVHIGPLLDERFSALVTERVNALEPDLIVVTGDLVDGRVKRIASQVEPFRGLRADHGIYFVTGNHDFYSGADDWVSLLTSYGWHTLRNRSVSIGSDGAQFELVGVDDPHGAMLDGGGGEDLSLALSKVDPDRAVVLLAHDPSTFKRASKERVGLQLSGHTHGGQIWPFRWVVRASVPWVAGHYRAGASQLYVSCGTGFWGPPMRLGTRSEITELTLRSTRSDSSAPSA; this is translated from the coding sequence ATGAAATTGCCTAATCGCAAGTTCGTCGCGGGGATGATGTTTCTCGTGATCTTTCTCTCGGTGCTGGGCGGCGCGCACTATTACATTGTGAAACGCATCGCACTCGATCCCTCCTGGCCCCCTGGTGTTGCGGGAGTCGCGGTTGCGACGATGGCCCTGGGTCTGGGCGCATTGATCGCTCAGGGCTTCTTGAGACGGCGTCTGGGGGTGATCTCCAAGGGACTGTCCTGGACCGCGTACGTGTGGCTGGGCGTGCTCTTCTACCTGTTCCTCACGACCGCCTTCTTCGATCTCGCAACCGGCGTGCTGACGCTTTTCGCAACCGAGTCAAGAGATCTCTTCACATCACTCCCCTTCCTTCGCGGACGCGCTCTGCTCGTTGTCGGGGTCACCCTGGTGGCTTCGCTGGCCGCCCTGCGAATCGGCCTCGAACCCCCGATCACAAAACGAATCGAGATCGCCCTCGAACGATTTCCCGAGTCGCTCGAAGGCTTTCGCATCGTCCAGATCTCAGACGTTCACATCGGGCCGTTGCTCGACGAACGGTTTTCGGCTCTGGTGACCGAACGCGTAAACGCGCTCGAGCCAGACCTGATCGTCGTCACTGGGGATCTGGTCGACGGCAGAGTCAAGCGCATTGCGAGCCAGGTCGAACCGTTCCGCGGGCTGCGCGCAGACCACGGCATCTATTTCGTCACCGGAAACCACGATTTCTATTCCGGCGCGGACGACTGGGTATCGCTGCTCACTTCGTACGGATGGCACACGTTGCGCAATCGATCGGTCAGCATCGGCAGCGATGGAGCGCAATTCGAACTGGTCGGCGTCGATGATCCCCATGGCGCCATGCTGGATGGCGGCGGCGGCGAAGACCTCAGCCTCGCCCTGAGCAAAGTTGACCCCGATCGGGCCGTCGTATTGCTCGCCCACGATCCATCGACTTTCAAACGCGCCAGCAAAGAACGCGTCGGCCTCCAGCTCTCCGGTCACACTCACGGCGGACAAATCTGGCCGTTTCGCTGGGTCGTGCGAGCGTCGGTGCCCTGGGTGGCGGGTCACTACCGCGCCGGTGCAAGCCAGCTGTACGTAAGCTGTGGCACGGGCTTCTGGGGTCCCCCGATGCGCCTCGGCACCCGATCCGAGATCACGGAGCTCACGCTTCGATCCACCCGATCGGATTCATCGGCACCATCCGCGTAG
- the hspQ gene encoding heat shock protein HspQ: MPPRQSDPRPIFHIPQQGESVALFSLGQLIRHKRFGYRGVVVDVDATFQLTNEWYDQIARSRPPKDQPWYHVLVDESDTTTYVAERHLQGETSMEPIRHPLLIQYFSRFRDGRYEVDSQAN, from the coding sequence ATGCCCCCCCGACAGTCAGATCCGCGACCAATCTTCCATATCCCGCAGCAGGGCGAATCAGTCGCGCTCTTTTCGCTGGGCCAGCTGATCCGTCACAAGCGTTTCGGTTATCGCGGGGTGGTGGTCGACGTGGACGCGACCTTCCAGTTGACCAACGAGTGGTACGATCAGATCGCGCGCTCTCGACCTCCGAAAGATCAACCCTGGTATCACGTGCTGGTCGACGAATCCGACACCACGACCTACGTTGCAGAGCGCCATCTGCAAGGAGAAACGTCGATGGAGCCGATCCGACATCCGCTCCTCATCCAGTATTTTTCCCGCTTTCGCGACGGTCGCTACGAAGTCGATTCCCAGGCCAACTGA
- a CDS encoding DUF4399 domain-containing protein produces the protein MISILALALGFPNLLGANEPMKGDVTPSAKGANLEIISPKDGDMVTSPVIVKFGLAGMGVAPAGVDREKTGHHHLIVDVPLPNLEFAIPKDANHRHFGGGQTQVSLELKPGKHTLQLLLGDYRHIPHNPPLSSKVINITVH, from the coding sequence ATGATCTCGATTCTGGCCCTCGCGCTCGGTTTCCCCAATCTACTCGGAGCCAATGAGCCGATGAAGGGCGACGTGACGCCTTCTGCCAAGGGCGCCAACCTGGAAATCATCTCACCGAAGGACGGGGACATGGTGACGAGCCCTGTGATCGTAAAATTCGGTCTGGCCGGCATGGGCGTCGCACCAGCCGGTGTAGACAGGGAAAAAACCGGGCATCACCATTTGATCGTCGACGTACCGCTACCGAATCTCGAGTTTGCGATTCCGAAGGACGCCAACCATCGACACTTCGGCGGCGGACAGACCCAGGTGAGTCTCGAACTCAAGCCGGGCAAGCACACCTTGCAACTACTGCTCGGTGACTATCGACACATTCCCCACAACCCACCGCTGTCTTCAAAGGTCATCAACATCACGGTGCACTAA
- a CDS encoding flap endonuclease has translation MNLHLIDGTYELYRSYYGAPKARGPKGNEVGAVRGLLRSMMALLRSDDVSHVAIAFDHVIESFRNQMFDGYKTGEGIEPELWAQFSLAERAAETLGMVVWPMVEFEADDAIATAIERFKKVAGVERIYICSPDKDLAQCVEGERVVLFDRMRDRIIDEKGVWEKWGVGPQSIPDLLGLMGDRADGIPGIPRWGQKSCASVLSVYGSIENIPEDVEAWNLTVRGAKALSENLNAQREEAALYKKLAILRRDVPLDETLSDLEWKGARRDELNEFLTEIGAERELARVTRFQE, from the coding sequence GTGAATCTTCATCTGATCGACGGCACCTACGAATTGTATCGCTCGTACTACGGCGCACCCAAGGCCCGCGGGCCAAAGGGAAACGAGGTCGGTGCGGTGCGAGGGCTGCTGCGCTCGATGATGGCGCTGTTGCGCAGCGACGACGTCAGCCATGTTGCGATCGCCTTTGATCACGTGATCGAGTCCTTTCGCAACCAAATGTTCGACGGTTACAAGACGGGGGAGGGGATCGAGCCCGAACTGTGGGCGCAATTCTCATTGGCGGAGCGCGCTGCGGAAACCCTCGGGATGGTGGTGTGGCCTATGGTCGAATTCGAGGCAGACGATGCGATCGCCACCGCGATCGAGCGCTTCAAGAAAGTCGCTGGGGTCGAACGGATCTACATCTGTTCGCCGGACAAAGATCTCGCCCAATGTGTGGAGGGCGAGCGAGTCGTGCTCTTCGATCGCATGCGGGACCGCATCATCGACGAAAAGGGCGTCTGGGAAAAGTGGGGTGTGGGGCCGCAGTCCATCCCCGATCTTTTGGGCCTGATGGGGGATCGCGCCGACGGGATCCCCGGGATCCCGCGCTGGGGCCAGAAGTCGTGCGCGAGTGTCCTGAGCGTGTACGGCAGCATCGAGAATATTCCCGAAGACGTCGAAGCATGGAACCTGACGGTTCGCGGAGCCAAGGCTCTTTCGGAAAATCTCAACGCCCAGCGCGAGGAGGCAGCCCTCTACAAGAAACTCGCGATCTTGCGGCGAGATGTGCCTTTGGACGAAACGCTGTCGGATCTCGAGTGGAAGGGCGCCCGTCGCGACGAACTCAACGAATTTCTGACGGAGATCGGAGCGGAACGGGAACTTGCGCGGGTGACTCGATTTCAAGAATAG
- a CDS encoding MBL fold metallo-hydrolase has translation MSETSDLYFRQIQLGEMANFVYLIGSRSAREAMVVDPAWDIPGLLDIAKNDDMTIVGSLVTHYHQDHIGGSLFGHTIPGLNELLELNPGPVHVNKHEAPGVAQVSGIPESELVTHDGGDVIQLGGIGIRLIHTPGHTPGSQCFLIEETNQAGQLVSGDTLFLGSCGRVDLPGSDPEAMYHSLNHTLKKLPDETLLFPGHLYSSEGQSTMGEQKATNPMLRVTSLEVFLNFMGQ, from the coding sequence ATGAGCGAAACATCCGATCTCTACTTTCGCCAGATTCAACTGGGCGAGATGGCCAACTTCGTATACCTGATTGGCAGCCGGTCGGCGCGCGAGGCCATGGTCGTCGACCCCGCCTGGGATATCCCGGGGCTGCTCGACATCGCCAAAAACGACGACATGACGATCGTGGGCTCCCTCGTGACCCACTACCACCAGGATCACATCGGTGGCAGCTTGTTTGGACACACGATCCCCGGCTTGAACGAACTTCTCGAACTCAATCCCGGGCCGGTCCACGTCAACAAGCACGAGGCCCCTGGAGTTGCTCAGGTGTCGGGCATTCCCGAAAGTGAACTGGTGACACACGACGGAGGCGATGTCATTCAACTGGGCGGCATCGGCATCAGGTTGATCCACACTCCGGGCCATACACCGGGTTCCCAGTGCTTTCTGATCGAGGAAACCAATCAAGCCGGCCAGCTGGTTTCCGGCGACACCCTCTTCCTCGGCAGCTGCGGCCGGGTCGATCTACCGGGAAGCGATCCCGAAGCGATGTACCACAGCCTGAACCACACGTTGAAGAAGCTTCCGGACGAGACCCTGCTGTTTCCCGGACATCTCTACTCCTCCGAAGGCCAATCCACGATGGGAGAGCAAAAAGCGACCAACCCCATGTTGCGGGTCACGTCGCTCGAAGTGTTCCTGAACTTCATGGGGCAATAG
- the gloB gene encoding hydroxyacylglutathione hydrolase: MNLQIECIPTFSDNYTYLAICEKTREAAIIDAPEADPVIRRVEQLGVTVSKILSTHHHPDHAMANPELAKRYDVPVYGHHSDSGRLAGFTHGVDEGDTVEIGQQTARVLFIPSHTMGHVAYVFDEAKALFSGDMLFAGGCGRLFEGDAQMMYTALCEKLAALPDDMRVFCGHEYTEANLRFAAHVEPDNAAIAEKLARVSEIRKNAAADWHDATPAEMTIPSTIGEEKATNPFMRSSDAQELGRRRTLKDNF; the protein is encoded by the coding sequence GTGAATTTACAAATCGAGTGCATTCCGACCTTCAGCGACAACTACACCTATCTCGCGATCTGCGAGAAAACCCGGGAAGCCGCCATCATCGACGCCCCCGAGGCCGACCCGGTAATCCGCCGAGTCGAACAGCTCGGGGTTACGGTCAGCAAGATCCTTTCGACCCATCACCATCCCGACCACGCGATGGCCAACCCCGAACTCGCCAAGCGCTACGACGTGCCGGTATACGGGCATCACAGCGATTCCGGGCGCCTGGCGGGTTTTACGCACGGCGTGGATGAGGGCGATACGGTCGAAATTGGCCAGCAGACCGCGCGGGTGCTCTTCATCCCGTCCCATACGATGGGACACGTCGCCTATGTGTTCGATGAAGCCAAGGCGCTGTTCAGTGGCGACATGCTGTTCGCCGGCGGTTGCGGTCGCTTGTTCGAGGGCGATGCCCAGATGATGTACACCGCTCTGTGCGAAAAACTCGCCGCCCTTCCCGACGATATGCGCGTCTTCTGCGGGCATGAATACACTGAGGCAAACCTTCGCTTCGCCGCACATGTGGAACCCGACAATGCTGCGATTGCCGAAAAGCTCGCCAGGGTGAGCGAAATTCGAAAGAACGCCGCTGCCGATTGGCACGATGCGACCCCGGCAGAAATGACCATCCCATCGACGATCGGCGAAGAAAAGGCGACCAACCCGTTCATGCGTTCGAGCGACGCGCAGGAGTTGGGTCGCCGGCGGACGTTGAAGGACAACTTCTAG
- a CDS encoding cob(I)yrinic acid a,c-diamide adenosyltransferase, translating into MKIYTRRGDRGETDLFGGGRVAKDDIRVSAYGDVDELNACVGVAAAATDDKDLRAFAQEIQSSLFDLGSQLATPRAKPVKDQKNKAPTVDPAQIEELEREIDRLEEELEPLTSFILPGGSPAAAAFHHARTVCRRAERSSVALDRAEPLDPAIIQYLNRLSDLLFTMARVANARAGLPDVPWIGRER; encoded by the coding sequence GTGAAAATCTACACCCGGCGGGGCGACCGCGGAGAGACCGACTTGTTCGGTGGCGGGCGGGTTGCAAAGGACGATATTCGCGTCAGCGCGTACGGCGATGTGGACGAACTCAATGCCTGCGTCGGCGTGGCTGCGGCTGCGACCGATGACAAAGATCTGCGCGCGTTCGCGCAGGAAATTCAGAGTTCGCTTTTCGATCTGGGGTCGCAGCTCGCCACGCCCCGGGCAAAACCCGTGAAGGATCAAAAAAACAAAGCGCCCACCGTCGACCCGGCTCAAATCGAAGAACTCGAGCGCGAAATTGACCGACTCGAAGAAGAACTCGAACCCCTGACCAGTTTCATTTTGCCAGGAGGCTCCCCCGCGGCGGCGGCATTCCATCACGCCCGCACCGTGTGCCGGCGCGCGGAGCGGAGCAGCGTGGCGCTCGATCGAGCGGAACCGCTGGATCCCGCGATCATTCAGTACCTGAACCGGCTTTCCGACTTGTTGTTCACGATGGCCCGGGTTGCGAACGCCCGGGCGGGTTTGCCGGACGTGCCTTGGATCGGGCGAGAGCGTTAG
- the meaB gene encoding methylmalonyl Co-A mutase-associated GTPase MeaB, whose product MPIELARRLRSGDRAAVAEAMNLVEDERPAQREMADVLLAELEGHDESHDAGAMRVGFTGAPGVGKSSLIDALVRELRRSDHSVGIIAVDPSSKKSGGALLGDRLRVRSASGDPGVYLRSMAARNRLGGLSGSTRAGIEILAAAFDVVIVETVGVGQSEAEVVNLVHTLTFVTQPGTGDSVQFMKAGLIEMPDIFVVNKADMGPAAERTQSELLGGLGLIDAKPGAWTPPALLASARDSVGIDAIVQALFAHRKYLEVSDTLAARLAEGRTDWLLNAVMERYGSHGIEALGGRDAVIQTLRAEAKQAVPAILRQLSSAIEDKLRGA is encoded by the coding sequence ATGCCGATTGAACTAGCGCGCAGGCTCAGATCGGGAGACCGCGCCGCGGTCGCCGAGGCGATGAATCTCGTCGAAGACGAGCGCCCCGCCCAGCGCGAAATGGCGGACGTGCTGCTCGCAGAACTCGAAGGCCACGACGAAAGTCACGACGCGGGCGCGATGCGGGTCGGGTTCACCGGCGCACCGGGCGTGGGCAAGTCGAGTTTGATCGACGCATTGGTGCGGGAATTGCGCCGCTCGGATCACAGCGTCGGCATTATCGCCGTCGATCCATCCAGCAAGAAGAGCGGAGGAGCCCTGCTCGGAGACCGCTTGCGGGTCCGCTCTGCCTCGGGAGACCCGGGCGTCTATTTGCGCTCGATGGCCGCGCGAAATCGCCTGGGTGGGTTGTCGGGGTCGACCCGGGCCGGGATCGAGATCCTCGCCGCCGCATTTGACGTGGTCATTGTCGAAACCGTCGGGGTCGGACAATCCGAAGCGGAGGTCGTGAACCTGGTCCACACCCTCACCTTCGTGACCCAACCCGGTACCGGCGACAGCGTCCAGTTCATGAAAGCGGGTTTGATTGAAATGCCCGACATCTTCGTCGTGAACAAAGCGGACATGGGGCCCGCGGCCGAACGCACGCAGAGCGAACTTCTGGGTGGCCTGGGCCTGATCGATGCAAAGCCTGGCGCCTGGACGCCTCCGGCACTGCTCGCGAGTGCGCGGGATTCCGTCGGGATCGACGCAATTGTCCAGGCGCTCTTCGCCCACCGTAAATACCTCGAGGTTAGCGACACCCTCGCGGCGCGTCTGGCCGAGGGCCGAACCGATTGGCTGTTGAACGCAGTGATGGAACGCTACGGAAGCCACGGCATCGAGGCGCTCGGGGGGCGGGACGCGGTGATCCAGACACTTCGCGCCGAAGCGAAGCAAGCCGTTCCTGCAATTTTGCGCCAGCTATCCAGCGCGATCGAAGACAAGCTCCGAGGGGCCTGA